CGCCGATGATGAGTCCGCTGGTGCGTCCGCTGCCACCGCGCAGCATTCGCGAGTAGCCGGCGAGGCGCTTCCGTTCCCCAGCCGCCTTTGATCTCGACCTGACCAGGCTGCTCTTGGATTGCTCTTCTGCAGCAGAAAGAGATCTGACCTGGGCTGGTCTGCCCGCCAGTATAGCTTCCCGCTGGCGGGCAGACGTTTTTTGGGAAGAGATTTGATAGGCTGAGGTGTCGCTCGTCATATACAGTGATAAGCGTACAAATTGTGGATTTTTAAGTGCAAAAATCGCTCTACTTTTTGTACGCTTCACTGGAGGGAGGCGAGTATGTTCACCGGAAAGCAGCTCAGGGAATATCGACGCCGACGACATCTGACCCAGAAGCAGCTAGGGAAAGCCGTCTGTATGAGTCGCGATGCGATTGCCAAGATCGAACTGTATAACCGGGTCATCAGCGACATCCAGACCCTCAAAGCGCTCCAGAAGGCGCTGAATATCCCCTACGACGTGAT
The genomic region above belongs to Thermogemmatispora onikobensis and contains:
- a CDS encoding helix-turn-helix transcriptional regulator — translated: MFTGKQLREYRRRRHLTQKQLGKAVCMSRDAIAKIELYNRVISDIQTLKALQKALNIPYDVIGFIPLD